GGACGACGGTGGCGGTGCAGATGCTGCGCGAGGCGAAGCAGCCCTACATCGTCGTGCTGACCAACCCGACCACCGGCGGCGTCACGGCGTCCTATGCGATGCTCGGCGACGTGCAGATCGCCGAGCCCGGCGCGCTGATCGGCTTCGCCGGCGCGCGCGTGATCGAGCAGACCATTCGCGAGAAACTCCCCGAGGGTTTTCAGCGCGCCGAATACCTGAAGGAACACGGCATGGTCGACATGGTCGTGCATCGCCATGACCTCCGTCCGACCCTGGCGCGGCTCTGCCGTCTATTGACCAAGTCGCCGGCGCTGGAGGGCGCATCGAAGCCGACGCAGCCGGTGGTCAGCCCGGCCCAGATCGTATCGGCTCCCGAGGTGGCGCCGGCCGCGCCGCACGCGTGAACGCCTCTGCACACAGTGCAAAGCCGTCGCTCGCTGACCTGATCGGGCGGCTGTCGGCCCTGCATCAGAAACGCATCGATCTCGGGCTCGAGCGGATGCACCGTCTGCTCGAGCGGCTCGGCCATCCCGAGCGCAAATTGCCACCGGTGATCCATATTGCCGGCACCAATGGCAAGGGCTCGACGCTCGCTTATCTGCGGGCGACGCTGGAGGCGGCTGGCCTGCGCGTTCACGCCTATACCTCGCCCTATCTCGTGCGCATCAACGAATGCTTCCGGCTCGGCCGCGTCGGCGGTGGCGTGCTCGTCGGTGACGACGAATTGCGTGATGCGCTTCAAGAGGTCGAGCGCGTCAACGAAGGCGAGCCCGCGACCGTGTTCGAGCTCAAGACCGCGGCGGCCTTCCATTTGTTCGCGCAGAACCCCGCCGACGTCGTGCTGCTCGAAGTGGGCCTCGGCGGCCGGCTCGACTCGACCAATGTCGTCGATGCGCCGCTTGCCTGCGTGATCAGCCCGATCAGCATGGATCACATGGATTTCCTCGGCGACACCTTGGCGTCGATCGCCGGCGAGAAAGCCGCGATCATCAAGCGCGGTGTGCCCGTGGTCTGCGCCGAGCAGGCTCCGGAGGCGCTGGCCGTGATCGAGGCGCAGGCCAGACGCATGCGCGCACCGCTGTTTGCCGCCGGCGAGAGCTGGCATGTCAATGTCGAGCACGGGCGGCTGGTCTATTCCGACGATCGCGGCCTGATGGACCTGACGGCGCCGCGCCTGTTCGGCCGTCACCAGTTCGACAATGCCGGCCTCGCGATCGCAACGCTGCGTGCCATCGGCGCGTTCAAGATCAATCATGCGGCGTTCGAAGCCGGTATCGTCGGTGCCGAATGGCCGGCGCGGATGCAGCGCATCACCTCGGGCGAGCTGCTCGGCTGGGGCCCGCAGGGCTGCGAAATCTGGCTCGATGGCGGACACAATGTCGAGGGCGGCCGCGTCGCGGCGGCCGCGCTCGGCGACCTCGAGGAGCGGGTGTCGCGGCCGTTGGTCGTCATCGCCGGCATGATGGCGAACAAGGACGCGCAGGGCTTTCTGGCCAATTTCGCCGGACTCACCCGCCACATCATCGCGGTGCCGATCCCGGACACCGAGAACGCGATGCCGGTCGACCGCCTCGCGGATGCCGCGCGCAGCTTCGGCATGCGCGTCGAGATCGCCCCCGGCATCGAGGCCGCGCTGCACGCGCTGTCGCGGCTCGCCTACGAAGTGCCGCCACGCATCCTGATCACCGGCTCGCTCTATCTCGCCGGTCACGTGCTCGGGATCAACGGCACGCCTCCTGCATGAGGTGGCTCATGTCCCGGACGCGGCGCGGCATGAAATGACGCGACGCTGAGCCTGGGCACGAGAGTGAGAATGACGATGCGTTTTGCCGCGATTGCCGATGTTCACGGAAACTATCTCGCGCTGGAGGCGGTGCTTGCCGACATCCGCGCCCACGGCATCGCTGATATCGTCAATCTCGGCGACATGCTGAGCGGGCCGCTCGATGCGCGGCGGACCATCGACATCTTGATGAATCTCGACGCCGTGCACGTGCTCGGCAATCACGACCGCTATCTCCTCGACCGGCCGCCGGAGAAGATGGGCTCTTGGGACCGTCCCGCGCATGCGCAGCTCAAGGCCGGACATCTCGAATGGCTGCGCGCGCGGCCGACGACGCAGGTCTTTCGCGACCAGGTCTTCCTGTGCCATGCGACGCCCGACAATGACGAGGTCTACTGGCTCGACACCGTGCACCCTGACGGCACCGTCGCAATGTCGCCCCTGGACCGCATCCAACAGTTCGCTGATGGCGCCGCGCAATCCCTGATCCTCTGCGCCCACACGCATCTCGCCCGCGCGGTGCGGCTTCGCGACGGCCGGCTGATCGTCAATCCCGGCAGCGTCGGCAGTCCCGGCTATCGCGACAAGCATCCGTTTCCGCATGTCGTCGAGGCCGGCTCGCCGCACGCGCGCTATGCGATCCTCGAGCTGGTGAGCGGTGCCTGGCAGGTGGCGTTTCGCCATGTGGCTTACGATCATGGCGCGATGGCCGCGCTCGCCCGCCGCAACGGTCAGCAGGAATTGGCCAACGCACTCGCGACGGGATGGATCAGGTAGCCGTCACCCCGGTAGATACGGATCACGCTTCGCATCCGAGCGACGGGCAAAACAAAACGGCCGGCATGTCGCCGGCCGTTGTCGAAAATGATCGTTTCGCCACGCGATCAGACCGCGGAGGTGATCCACTGTTGCAGCTTCGCCTTCGGCGCCGCGCCGACCTGGCGGGAGGCCATCTCGCCGCCCTTGAAGATCATCAGGGTCGGGATCGACATCACGCCGTACTTCGACGCGGTCTTCGGGCTCTCGTCGACGTTGAGCTTGACGATCTTGACCTTGTCGCCCATCGCGCCGGCGATCTCATCGAGCGCGGGTGCGATCATGCGGCAGGGGCCGCACCATTCGGCCCAGAAATCGACGACCACAGGGCCGTTCGCCTTGAGCACCTCGGCTTCAAAATCGGCGTCGGAAACCTTGCTAACGGCCATTGGAGTACCTCACTCGGTTGAAAGAGAATCGGCGCGACGTGGAATCGCGCCCGGCATCATGGCGTCAACCTATGAACGGCCCCTTGCCGGGTCAAGGACGCTCACGCCGACATGAAGGGATGCCAGCGCCGCGTCCAGCGCGGAGGCTGAAATCTCCATGTATTCAAGGGTCTCGGTCCAGAGCAGGACGGCCCGGATCGGCCTCTGGGGATAAAGCCGGGCGAGCACCGCCCGATACAGCGCGAGCTGGCGGACATAGGCCGCGGGCGCCTCGGCGGCGCTCCTGGGCGCGGTCTGGTTGGTCTTGAAATCGACGATCAGGACCTCGTTCGGGGTGACGACAAGCCGGTCGATCTGCCCGGACACCAGCGCCGGCGGCCGGTCGGGCCGCTCCAGCCGGCCGACGATGGCCACCTCGGCTCGGCTGCCGGCGGCAAAGACCAGCGCGAAGCGCGGGTCGGCGATCAAGGCGAGCACCTTGTCGGCCAGTGTGGCGCGGTCAGCCTCCGTCCAATCCGCCGCGTTCCGTGCCATGAAGCCGAGCGCGGCCTCGCGCCGGCGTTCGGCGGCAATGTCGGGGAGGGACTGCAACAGACGGTGCACCAGCGTGCCGCGCTGCAGCGCCAGCGCACGGGACTGGACCGATTCGCCGGTCCGAACCGCGCGGCCTTCGTCGGCAGCCTGCCCGGACGGGCGCACCGGATCGTCGTCGAGGATTTCGCGCGGCGCCGGTGTCCGTAGCCACGCCGGCAACTCGATCGCCTGGTCCACCGAAGTCGCGGGCGTGCCCAGCGCCTCGACATCCGCAGGCCGGGCGAAGCGGGTCACCTTGCCCAGCGGCGTCTCGACCGTTTGCTTTTCCAGACCGGAGCCGGTGAGCCCCGTGTCGATCAGGTCGTACCAGCTCAGCTTGCGGACCGTTTTCATGTTACCGGGCATGCAGCCGCCGACGATCAGCCGGTCGGCGGCCCGCGTCATCGCGACATAGAGCAGGCGGCGGTATTCGTCCTCCGTCTCGGTCAGCATCGCGGTGCGCGCCGCGACGACCGGCTTCGGATCGTCTGCTTTCTTTCCGGCCCAAACCACCACCTCGCCGCCATTGCCACGCGGCACATGGATCAGCCGCCGCCGCTGCGTGTCCGCGGGCGAGGACGTGGTGTCGACCATGAACACCACGGAGGCCTCCAGGCCTTTGGCGCCGTGCACGGTCATCACCCGCACCTCGTCGCGCGAGATCTCCATGTCGCGCTTCACCTCGGTATCGGCCGAGCGCAGCCAGGCCATGAAGCCCTGCAGCGAGGCCGGTGCCTTGCGCTCATGGTTCAGCGCGAGCTCCAGAAACTCGTCGAGCGCGTCGTTGGCCTCGTGGCCGAGCCGCCGCAGGATGCGCGCGCGGCCGCCGTCGCCCCCGAGCAGCCAGGCGTAGAACGCGAACGGCGTCTCGTCGCGCGCACGCACCTCGCAGGCTTGAAGGCGCCGCAGCGCCGCGTTGAACTTCTCATTTGTCGCCGCGTGCTCCGCGAGAGCGCGGCGCAACGATCCCTTGCGGTCCCAGGCGAGTGTGAAGAGGTCATCCTCGTCGAGCCCGAACAGCGGACTCTTGAGCGCCACCGCGAGCGCGAGATCGTCCTGTGGCAGCAGCAGCGCATCGGCGAGGTTCATCAGGTCGATGATCGCGATGTGCTCGGTGAGCTTGAGCCGGTCGGCGCCGGCGACAGGGATGTTGGCATGCTTCAGCGCCTGGATCACGGCGTCGAAGGCGTTGCCGCGCCGGCGCACCAGGATCAGCATGTCGCCATAGCGCAGCGGCCGGCGTTCACCTTCGTGCCCGGTCAGCGTGCCGCTCTCGACCAGTCGCTTGATCTCGACCTGGATGCGGCGGGCGAGCTTCACCTCGGGACTCGTGACGGAGACGCCGTCGAACGGCGCGCGCCAGCCCTCGATGTCCTGCCTGTCGTCGGCTTCGGCAAGATCCCACAGCTCGATCACGCTCGGACCTGCATCGGTGAGGGCATTGTGCAGGGGGTGGCCGATCTCGACCGCATGGATGCTCTTGTAGATCTCCGGCTCACGGAAGACGCGGTCGACCGAGTGCAGGATCGTTGCACCCGAGCGGAACGAATAGGTGAAGGCGACCGGATCGAATTTCAGCCCGGCCGCGGTGAACTTGCGATGCAGCTCGCGCCGGCGCGCGTCGAATTCGTGGGGCGCGGCGCCCTGGAACGAGAAAATCGACTGCTTCTCGTCGCCGACGGCGAAGATGGTGCGATTGAGCCCCTCGCGCGCGCCTTCGCCGGCCGTGAATTCCGAAATGATGTGCGCGACGATGTCCCATTGCCGCGGGCTCGTGTCCTGGGCCTCGTCGATCAGGACATGGTCGACGCCGCGGTCGAGCTTGTAGTGCACCCAGCCCGAGGTGACGCGGTTCAGCATCGCCAGCGTCTTGTCGATGAGGTCGTCATAGTCGAGCAGCCCGCGCTCCTGCTTCTCGCGCCGGTAGTTCGCTGCTGCAGCGGTCGCGATGTACAAGAGAGCCTCGGTGCGATCGCGGACGGCTATCGCGCGGCGTTTCTCGATCAGCTCGCCGAGGCGTTGCGCCTCGGCCTCGAACAGGCGCGCGACGGACGGATTGTGGTCACCGAACTTCTTCGTCAGCACCGCCTTGCGGGGCAGCTTGTCGTCGGTGAGGAAGACGCCGAGATAGGCGTCGACCTGCGCGCTGCCGGAGAAGATCTTTGCCTCCCGGAGGCGATCGGCCTGGGTTTTGTCGGTAGAGCTGCCGTCCTCCAGCGCGAAGGCGATGTCGTCCCAGCGCGATCGCGGCAGGAACGGACCATCGAGAATCTCCTGCTCGTTCTCCTCCATGCGGTCGCCGGCATCGACGCCCAGCGCGGCCGCCATCTGCGCCGCCGCGGCTTCGGCGCTGCCGGCCTCGTCAGTCCAGGCCATGAAATGGTCGCGGCTGAGACAGGCTTCGCGCACGACCTCCTTGAAGGTGACGTCGGCGGCGTTCGCCATCGCGGTCAGCAGCGCGCGGCCGGTAACGCTCTCCGGATCGCGCGCGGCCTCCAGCAGCACCTTCAGATTCGCCCGCTCCATCATGTCGGTCTGGTCGCGTTCATCGATCACGGCGAAGCGCGCTGGCACATTGGCCTCGAACGGGAACTGCTGAAGCAGCCGCGTGCACAGCGCGTGGATGGTCTGCACCTTCAGCCCGCCCGGCGTCTCCAGCGCGCAGGCGAACAGCTTTCGCGCCTCGCGGCGCAACTTTGCCGTGGGATGCGGAATGCCGGCCGAGCGGATCGCCACGTCCAGCGCGGCATCGTCCAGCGTCACCCAATGGCCGAGTGTGGTGAACACGCGCTCGGCCATGTTGGCGGCAGCCGCCTTGGTGAAGGTGATGCAGAGAATCTTTTCCGGCGGCACGCCCGACAGCAACAGACGGATCACGCGCTGCACCAGCACATGCGTCTTGCCCGAGCCGGCATTGGCCGACACGAAGGCCGAGGCGGTCGGGTCCGACGCGCGCGCCTGCGTCGCGCGCACCGCATCGGGAATGGGACGCGGCGCCTTCACCATTCTTCGATCCCCAGGCCGCCGGCCGCCGACCATTCCTTGATCCGGGCGAGGTCGTCATAGGCGCCGTAGCGGTTGGTCCACATCGGCAGGTTCAGCGAGGTATAGGGCTGATTCTCGTCCTCGAAGGCGCGGATCAGCGCCTCCAGCTTGGCCCTGGCCTCGGTGGCCGCGGTGTCCGGCGGCTGCGGCGTGTCGTTTTGCTTGATCTTGAGCTGGAGGATGCGCTCCTCGCCCGGGGGATTGTTGCCGCTGAGGCGGACATAGACGAGCTGGCTCACCGATACGCCGGCGTCGATGTCGGGGAATCCGCCCTCGCGCAGGATCGCCGCTTCCAGCGTGAGCTGCGGCGACAGGCCCATGCGGACCTGCTTGCCGGTCGGCGGCTGGCCGGTCTTGTAGTCGAGGATGGCATAGGACCCGCCCTGGCGCCGTTCGATGCGGTCGGCGCGGGCGGAGAGGCGGAAGCTGCGCGCATTGTCGAGCGGGATCGAGATCTCGCCGTGGATCTCCGCGGTGATCGCCTCGATCGCGTCGCGGCGCGCCGTCTCCCAATCGCCGAACCAGCGCGCGATGCGCTGGAAGCGCGGCCACCACAGTGCCCGCGCCTCGGGCCGCTCCATCAGCGGCGCGAAATACTTCTCGCCGATCGCGCGCAGCACGCGGGCGGGATCGTCGGGCAGATGCGCCGCATAGGTCTCGGTGAACTCGCCGAGCGCGTCATGAATCGCCGAGCCGCGATCGGCCGCCGAGAGCGGCATGTCGACGGGATCGAGTGCGTCGAGCCGCAGGATGTGCCGGGCATAGATGGTGTAGGGATCGCGCAGCCAGTCCTCGATCGCGGTGACCGACAGTTTGAGCGGCCGCGCGGCGCGCGGCGGTCGCGGCTCCGGCTGCTTGATCGGTCTGACTGCGTCGGGCTGGTCCAGCGCGCCCGCGAACTGCACGTATTTCTCGCCGGCCCGTTTCGCGACTTTCCAGTGCGCATCGCCCGCGACTGCTTCCAATCGGTGCAGGAAGCGTGAGGCCACCGCCGGTGCGCCGCCGGCCTTGGCGGAATGGGTCAGGATGACTTCGTCCGCGCCGAGGAGCTGGGCAAAGTCATGGGCGGAGAGGCCGATGCGCCGCTCCGGAAGATCGAGGCCAAGCTCATGCCGCATCGGCCGGCTGAGCCAGGGATCGATGCGCGGCGCCGGCGGCCAGACGCCCTCGATCAGTCCGCCGATGATGACGCGATCAGCCTGCATCAAGCGCGATTCCAACGGTCCGTAGATCTGAAGCCGCGCGCCCGGCTTGTCCGGACGGCGCACCGCGCGATCGCCGAACGCCGTCTGGAACACGTCCGGATAGTCCGGCAGCGGAACCATCAATCCGCTTGTCGTCCCGCCGCGCAGGAGATCGTCGAAGGCGGCGGCGAGCGCGAGACCATCGCGCTCCTCGAAGGCGAGCGGAATGCCCTGCTCGTCGCGCGACAGCTCGATCAGGATCTCGCGATGCCGGTGCGCCAGCTCGGCGAAGTCGTACGGCTTCGCTGGTGCCAGACTCTCGATCGGCGCCAACGCGGTTTGCAGGGCCGCGATGAACGCCTGGATGCGATCGAGATCCTCCGCTCTGAGACGCGCGCGCGGTTCTGCGCGGTGCAACGCGGAGACTTCGCTGCGCCACAGCTTTGCGAGCTCCTCGCGAAAGCGGTTGAATTCGCGGAGCAGGCCCGCCGTTCCTGCTGGCGGCCGCGTCCCGCGCAA
The DNA window shown above is from Bradyrhizobium sp. CB1650 and carries:
- a CDS encoding bifunctional folylpolyglutamate synthase/dihydrofolate synthase, producing MNASAHSAKPSLADLIGRLSALHQKRIDLGLERMHRLLERLGHPERKLPPVIHIAGTNGKGSTLAYLRATLEAAGLRVHAYTSPYLVRINECFRLGRVGGGVLVGDDELRDALQEVERVNEGEPATVFELKTAAAFHLFAQNPADVVLLEVGLGGRLDSTNVVDAPLACVISPISMDHMDFLGDTLASIAGEKAAIIKRGVPVVCAEQAPEALAVIEAQARRMRAPLFAAGESWHVNVEHGRLVYSDDRGLMDLTAPRLFGRHQFDNAGLAIATLRAIGAFKINHAAFEAGIVGAEWPARMQRITSGELLGWGPQGCEIWLDGGHNVEGGRVAAAALGDLEERVSRPLVVIAGMMANKDAQGFLANFAGLTRHIIAVPIPDTENAMPVDRLADAARSFGMRVEIAPGIEAALHALSRLAYEVPPRILITGSLYLAGHVLGINGTPPA
- a CDS encoding metallophosphoesterase family protein — translated: MRFAAIADVHGNYLALEAVLADIRAHGIADIVNLGDMLSGPLDARRTIDILMNLDAVHVLGNHDRYLLDRPPEKMGSWDRPAHAQLKAGHLEWLRARPTTQVFRDQVFLCHATPDNDEVYWLDTVHPDGTVAMSPLDRIQQFADGAAQSLILCAHTHLARAVRLRDGRLIVNPGSVGSPGYRDKHPFPHVVEAGSPHARYAILELVSGAWQVAFRHVAYDHGAMAALARRNGQQELANALATGWIR
- the trxA gene encoding thioredoxin, giving the protein MAVSKVSDADFEAEVLKANGPVVVDFWAEWCGPCRMIAPALDEIAGAMGDKVKIVKLNVDESPKTASKYGVMSIPTLMIFKGGEMASRQVGAAPKAKLQQWITSAV
- the addA gene encoding double-strand break repair helicase AddA; its protein translation is MVKAPRPIPDAVRATQARASDPTASAFVSANAGSGKTHVLVQRVIRLLLSGVPPEKILCITFTKAAAANMAERVFTTLGHWVTLDDAALDVAIRSAGIPHPTAKLRREARKLFACALETPGGLKVQTIHALCTRLLQQFPFEANVPARFAVIDERDQTDMMERANLKVLLEAARDPESVTGRALLTAMANAADVTFKEVVREACLSRDHFMAWTDEAGSAEAAAAQMAAALGVDAGDRMEENEQEILDGPFLPRSRWDDIAFALEDGSSTDKTQADRLREAKIFSGSAQVDAYLGVFLTDDKLPRKAVLTKKFGDHNPSVARLFEAEAQRLGELIEKRRAIAVRDRTEALLYIATAAAANYRREKQERGLLDYDDLIDKTLAMLNRVTSGWVHYKLDRGVDHVLIDEAQDTSPRQWDIVAHIISEFTAGEGAREGLNRTIFAVGDEKQSIFSFQGAAPHEFDARRRELHRKFTAAGLKFDPVAFTYSFRSGATILHSVDRVFREPEIYKSIHAVEIGHPLHNALTDAGPSVIELWDLAEADDRQDIEGWRAPFDGVSVTSPEVKLARRIQVEIKRLVESGTLTGHEGERRPLRYGDMLILVRRRGNAFDAVIQALKHANIPVAGADRLKLTEHIAIIDLMNLADALLLPQDDLALAVALKSPLFGLDEDDLFTLAWDRKGSLRRALAEHAATNEKFNAALRRLQACEVRARDETPFAFYAWLLGGDGGRARILRRLGHEANDALDEFLELALNHERKAPASLQGFMAWLRSADTEVKRDMEISRDEVRVMTVHGAKGLEASVVFMVDTTSSPADTQRRRLIHVPRGNGGEVVVWAGKKADDPKPVVAARTAMLTETEDEYRRLLYVAMTRAADRLIVGGCMPGNMKTVRKLSWYDLIDTGLTGSGLEKQTVETPLGKVTRFARPADVEALGTPATSVDQAIELPAWLRTPAPREILDDDPVRPSGQAADEGRAVRTGESVQSRALALQRGTLVHRLLQSLPDIAAERRREAALGFMARNAADWTEADRATLADKVLALIADPRFALVFAAGSRAEVAIVGRLERPDRPPALVSGQIDRLVVTPNEVLIVDFKTNQTAPRSAAEAPAAYVRQLALYRAVLARLYPQRPIRAVLLWTETLEYMEISASALDAALASLHVGVSVLDPARGRS
- the addB gene encoding double-strand break repair protein AddB gives rise to the protein MRVFSVPISVPFLRTVVSALLDGRLVDGFEARKEPARLADATLYLPTRRAMRVVREIFLDEMTADAAVLPRIVALGDIDEDELAFADEAEQFSAAPLDIPPRLGELERRLTLARLVAAWAKGPVLAPLVVGGPASTLALAGDLARLIDDMVTRGVDWSALDGLVPDQLDQYWQHSLEFLRIARIAWPGHLAEINRIEPAARRDLLIAAEAKRLTAHPRGPVIAAGSTGSMPATAKFLHAVASLPHGAVVLPGLDTDLDEDAWRTIGGVRDALGKFAEHPASNHPQYAMHALLQRFGIKRSDVDILQPPADGGRDLLASESMRPSAKTEIWHDRLKQPDVAAKIGGGMENLAVVEAPNPEMEALAIAIAMREARHLDKSAALVTPDRALARRVMAALTRWDLAFDDSGGDVLMETSAGIFARLAAEATTKGLEPPTLLALLKHPLCRLGRAPGAWKAAIEGLELAVLRGTRPPAGTAGLLREFNRFREELAKLWRSEVSALHRAEPRARLRAEDLDRIQAFIAALQTALAPIESLAPAKPYDFAELAHRHREILIELSRDEQGIPLAFEERDGLALAAAFDDLLRGGTTSGLMVPLPDYPDVFQTAFGDRAVRRPDKPGARLQIYGPLESRLMQADRVIIGGLIEGVWPPAPRIDPWLSRPMRHELGLDLPERRIGLSAHDFAQLLGADEVILTHSAKAGGAPAVASRFLHRLEAVAGDAHWKVAKRAGEKYVQFAGALDQPDAVRPIKQPEPRPPRAARPLKLSVTAIEDWLRDPYTIYARHILRLDALDPVDMPLSAADRGSAIHDALGEFTETYAAHLPDDPARVLRAIGEKYFAPLMERPEARALWWPRFQRIARWFGDWETARRDAIEAITAEIHGEISIPLDNARSFRLSARADRIERRQGGSYAILDYKTGQPPTGKQVRMGLSPQLTLEAAILREGGFPDIDAGVSVSQLVYVRLSGNNPPGEERILQLKIKQNDTPQPPDTAATEARAKLEALIRAFEDENQPYTSLNLPMWTNRYGAYDDLARIKEWSAAGGLGIEEW